One Deltaproteobacteria bacterium CG11_big_fil_rev_8_21_14_0_20_49_13 DNA segment encodes these proteins:
- the rpoB gene encoding DNA-directed RNA polymerase subunit beta encodes MIKTTPRRIRRDFSRIKKITDIPNLIELQKASFRQFIQAEVAANDKTDTGLQGVFKSSFPIKDFNQTSSLEFVSYALDEPKYDVIECRSRGMTYAAPMRLVVRLIIWDSNEQTGVQSIRDVKEQEVYFGEIPLMTENGTFIINGTERVIVSQLHRSPGIFFEHDKGKTHASGKLLYSARVIPYRGSWLDFEFDAKDILYVRIDRRRKLPVTILLRALGYSVEDLLNYFYESEKISWEGKKIWKNFVPELLLFQKAGADIKDPSNGETLVKKGRKFTRVAIEKLKKAKLVEVPVELEDLVGRVSAHDVVDPATGEIILAVNEPLTSDKFEKIKNAKASNIDLLYIDELNIGGYLRNTLLIDKVTSPEEAIIEVYKRLRPGDPVTIETGTRFFENLFFNPELYDLSKVGRLKINYKFGFDVPLEMGTLRKEDIFAVVRYLLDLKDGSGEVDDIDHLGNRRVRPVGELLENQFRVGLARMERSIRERMSLQEVDTLMPHDLVNAKPVMAVVKEFFSSSQLSQFMDQTNPLSEITHKRRLSALGPGGLTRDRAGFEVRDVHFTHYGRICPIETPEGPNIGLIASLSSHARVNDFGFIETPYRKVVNGRVADEVVYCSALEEEKYIIAQANATLSSKGEFTTEPVQCRKRGEYILAKAEEVQLMDVSPNQLVSIAASLVPFLENDDANRALMGSNMERQAVPLLRSTAPLIGTKIEAIVARDSGVTAIAKSDGTILSVDAEKIVVKPDKARASDSKKKKKGPEIDVYQLTKYQRSNQNTCINQIPIVHPGEKVKAGDILADGSATDIGELALGQNMLVAFMPWGGYNFEDSMLISERVVKDDSFTSIHIEEFECVARDTKLGKEDITRDIPNVAEEALAHLDEGGIIRIGAEVNPSDVLVGKITPKGETQLSPEEKLLRAIFGEKAGDVKDSSLRVPPGIAGIVIGAQTFSREGIDLENDAEPQDEETAKLRKDLEAELKVIRDTASKRMRTLLLGKTSSSKVATEDEETVLLASGKKITESVLEKIPMSRWGEISVSGGEDVEEEVAEILEGLEEQEDLVKMMYDQKITKLKKGDELPPGVIKIVKIFIAIKRKLQVGDKMAGRHGNKGVISRILPEEDMPYMADGRPVDIVLNPLGVPSRMNVGQILECHLGWAARGLGEQIEKVLHTKFDKETLVKAIKKVYKSDTMDEFLEKATEAQVKDLARSLRQGIFMDCPVFDGARESEIKECLKLADLPEDGQTTLFDGKTGDPFSQPVTVGIMYMMKLHHLVEDKIHARSIGPYSLVTQQPLGGKAQFGGQRLGEMEVWAMEAYGASNALQEFLTVKSDDVVGRTRMYEAIVKGDLTLEAGLPESFNVLIKELQALCLDAELIETK; translated from the coding sequence ATGATCAAAACTACGCCGCGCCGTATTAGAAGGGATTTTTCCCGTATAAAGAAGATTACAGACATCCCCAACCTGATCGAATTGCAGAAGGCCTCCTTCCGGCAGTTCATTCAAGCTGAGGTTGCCGCAAACGACAAGACCGACACCGGTCTTCAAGGGGTCTTCAAGAGCTCTTTTCCGATAAAGGACTTCAATCAGACCTCGTCCCTTGAGTTCGTCAGCTACGCGCTGGACGAGCCGAAATACGACGTGATAGAGTGCCGTAGCCGCGGCATGACATACGCTGCCCCGATGAGGCTCGTGGTACGCCTCATCATCTGGGACAGTAACGAACAGACAGGCGTTCAGTCGATACGCGATGTCAAGGAGCAGGAGGTATATTTCGGAGAGATACCCCTGATGACCGAGAACGGCACGTTCATTATTAATGGTACGGAGCGCGTTATCGTCAGCCAGCTTCACCGTTCACCCGGTATATTCTTTGAACACGATAAAGGAAAGACGCATGCCTCCGGCAAGCTCCTTTATTCCGCAAGGGTGATACCTTATCGCGGTTCGTGGCTCGATTTTGAGTTCGACGCAAAGGATATACTCTATGTCAGGATAGACAGGCGCAGAAAACTACCGGTCACTATCCTTTTAAGAGCCCTTGGATATTCCGTTGAGGACCTCCTTAATTACTTCTATGAGAGCGAAAAGATCTCTTGGGAAGGAAAGAAGATATGGAAGAATTTCGTCCCTGAGCTTCTTCTTTTCCAGAAGGCTGGCGCTGATATAAAGGATCCCTCAAATGGAGAGACGCTGGTCAAGAAGGGTAGGAAGTTCACCCGTGTCGCCATCGAAAAACTTAAAAAGGCAAAGCTTGTTGAAGTCCCGGTAGAGCTTGAGGACCTGGTGGGCCGAGTTTCAGCGCACGATGTAGTAGATCCCGCAACAGGCGAGATCATACTTGCGGTGAACGAGCCTTTAACATCCGACAAGTTCGAAAAGATCAAGAATGCCAAGGCCTCTAATATCGATCTTCTTTATATAGATGAGCTCAATATCGGCGGTTATCTAAGGAATACTCTCTTAATAGATAAGGTGACAAGCCCCGAAGAGGCGATCATAGAGGTCTACAAACGTCTCCGTCCGGGCGATCCCGTTACGATCGAGACCGGCACAAGGTTCTTTGAGAACCTCTTTTTTAACCCTGAACTTTATGATCTTTCAAAGGTAGGCCGTCTCAAGATCAACTACAAGTTCGGGTTCGACGTCCCCCTTGAAATGGGAACTCTTCGTAAAGAAGATATCTTTGCGGTCGTTCGCTACCTTCTTGACCTTAAGGACGGTTCCGGCGAAGTGGATGACATCGATCATTTAGGCAACAGGCGTGTTCGCCCGGTAGGCGAGCTTCTTGAGAACCAGTTCAGGGTGGGCCTAGCCAGGATGGAACGTTCCATTCGTGAAAGAATGAGTTTGCAGGAAGTTGATACGCTCATGCCTCACGATCTTGTTAACGCAAAGCCGGTCATGGCGGTGGTCAAAGAATTCTTCAGCTCAAGTCAGCTGTCTCAGTTCATGGACCAGACGAACCCTCTCTCCGAGATAACCCACAAGAGAAGGCTCTCCGCTCTCGGACCCGGCGGCCTCACAAGAGACAGAGCCGGCTTCGAAGTACGCGATGTCCACTTCACGCACTACGGACGTATATGTCCTATTGAAACGCCTGAAGGTCCGAATATCGGTCTAATTGCCAGCTTATCTTCACATGCCAGGGTGAACGATTTCGGTTTTATTGAGACGCCTTATAGAAAGGTCGTTAACGGCCGCGTGGCCGATGAGGTCGTTTACTGCTCAGCACTTGAAGAAGAGAAATATATCATCGCACAGGCGAATGCGACGCTCAGCTCAAAGGGCGAGTTTACCACCGAACCTGTACAGTGCAGGAAGAGAGGCGAATACATTCTGGCCAAGGCTGAAGAGGTCCAGTTAATGGATGTCTCTCCCAATCAGCTGGTCTCCATTGCCGCATCTCTCGTTCCGTTTCTTGAGAACGATGACGCCAACAGGGCCCTCATGGGTTCCAACATGGAACGCCAAGCGGTCCCTCTGTTACGTTCAACAGCCCCTCTTATCGGCACAAAGATAGAAGCTATCGTTGCGCGTGACTCGGGCGTTACGGCGATTGCAAAGAGCGACGGTACCATTTTATCGGTCGATGCCGAGAAGATAGTTGTGAAACCGGACAAGGCAAGGGCTTCAGATTCCAAGAAAAAAAAGAAGGGCCCAGAAATTGATGTTTACCAGCTCACAAAATATCAGAGAAGCAATCAGAACACCTGCATCAACCAGATCCCTATAGTTCATCCGGGTGAAAAAGTGAAGGCCGGTGATATCCTGGCTGACGGTTCGGCAACGGACATCGGAGAGCTTGCTCTGGGCCAGAACATGTTGGTAGCGTTCATGCCTTGGGGCGGATATAACTTCGAAGACTCGATGCTGATCTCAGAACGCGTCGTGAAAGATGACAGCTTTACATCCATCCACATAGAAGAGTTCGAGTGCGTTGCTCGAGATACAAAGCTTGGCAAAGAAGATATCACACGTGATATCCCTAACGTTGCCGAAGAAGCGCTGGCGCACCTCGACGAAGGCGGTATCATCCGCATCGGCGCAGAGGTCAACCCCAGCGATGTCCTTGTAGGCAAGATCACACCAAAGGGCGAGACGCAGCTCTCTCCTGAAGAAAAGCTCCTTCGCGCCATATTCGGCGAAAAAGCGGGAGATGTTAAAGACTCATCCCTTCGCGTTCCTCCCGGAATAGCCGGCATCGTCATTGGTGCACAGACCTTCTCTAGAGAAGGGATAGATCTTGAGAACGACGCCGAACCTCAGGATGAAGAGACAGCAAAACTAAGAAAAGACCTCGAAGCAGAACTTAAGGTCATTAGAGATACGGCATCCAAAAGAATGAGAACGCTTCTCCTTGGCAAGACGTCATCTTCAAAGGTGGCGACCGAGGACGAAGAGACGGTACTTCTCGCATCAGGTAAAAAGATCACCGAAAGCGTACTGGAGAAGATTCCGATGTCAAGGTGGGGCGAAATATCGGTCTCCGGCGGTGAAGATGTGGAAGAGGAGGTAGCCGAAATATTAGAAGGTCTTGAAGAGCAGGAAGACCTTGTCAAGATGATGTACGATCAGAAGATCACGAAGCTCAAGAAGGGCGATGAACTCCCTCCCGGCGTGATCAAGATCGTTAAGATATTCATTGCGATCAAACGTAAACTCCAGGTCGGCGACAAGATGGCCGGCCGCCACGGTAACAAGGGTGTTATCTCAAGGATACTCCCCGAAGAAGATATGCCGTACATGGCCGACGGAAGGCCTGTGGATATCGTTTTGAACCCCTTAGGTGTTCCTTCCCGTATGAACGTCGGACAGATCCTGGAGTGTCATTTGGGATGGGCTGCCCGCGGTCTCGGAGAGCAGATCGAAAAGGTCCTTCACACAAAATTCGATAAAGAGACCCTCGTTAAGGCGATCAAGAAGGTCTATAAGTCCGATACGATGGATGAATTCCTTGAAAAGGCCACAGAGGCCCAAGTTAAGGACCTCGCAAGGTCGCTTCGTCAAGGCATCTTTATGGATTGTCCGGTCTTTGACGGCGCACGCGAATCCGAGATCAAGGAATGTCTTAAGCTGGCCGACCTCCCTGAGGACGGTCAGACCACTCTCTTTGACGGCAAGACCGGCGATCCTTTCAGCCAGCCGGTCACGGTAGGCATCATGTATATGATGAAGCTCCACCACCTGGTCGAAGACAAGATCCACGCAAGGTCCATAGGACCATATTCGCTGGTCACCCAGCAGCCGCTCGGCGGTAAAGCGCAGTTTGGCGGACAGAGACTCGGAGAAATGGAAGTCTGGGCGATGGAAGCGTATGGCGCCTCGAACGCGTTGCAGGAGTTCCTCACGGTCAAGTCTGATGATGTGGTCGGCAGAACTCGTATGTACGAAGCCATCGTTAAGGGCGATCTGACCCTGGAGGCAGGCCTCCCGGAGTCGTTCAACGTTCTAATAAAGGAACTCCAGGCGCTTTGTCTGGATGCCGAACTAATAGAGACCAAATGA
- a CDS encoding 50S ribosomal protein L7/L12, with protein sequence MSVSREQIVEALKGMTLLEVSELVKELETTFGVSAAAPVAMAVAPGAAGAAVEEKTEFSVVLTDAGANKINVIKELRVVVSGLGLKEAKDLVEGAPKTIKEAASKDEAAKIKAALEKAGAKIEIK encoded by the coding sequence ATGTCAGTATCAAGAGAACAGATAGTCGAGGCGCTCAAAGGGATGACCCTTTTGGAGGTCTCGGAACTCGTGAAGGAACTCGAAACGACCTTCGGCGTGTCGGCAGCGGCACCGGTAGCAATGGCAGTAGCCCCAGGCGCGGCAGGCGCAGCAGTAGAGGAAAAAACAGAGTTCTCGGTTGTGCTAACAGACGCAGGCGCTAACAAGATCAATGTCATTAAAGAACTCCGCGTTGTGGTAAGCGGACTCGGCCTCAAGGAGGCAAAAGACCTGGTCGAAGGCGCGCCCAAGACGATCAAAGAAGCGGCATCCAAGGATGAAGCTGCAAAGATCAAGGCCGCTCTCGAAAAAGCAGGTGCAAAGATCGAGATCAAGTAA
- a CDS encoding 50S ribosomal protein L10 has product MNRTQKQETVKTFTEKVKNAKAFILADYLGLTVAQMTSLRRKLDKDKSSMRVVKNRLFKRALKDLSIEGLDTFLKGTVAMVYSNDDPILPAKVLAHFAKDNEKLKIKAGFMDNKVMTAKMLHEIASLPSREILLAKLLGTMNAPATNIVGVIAAVPRQLVTALNAIKEKKQ; this is encoded by the coding sequence ATGAATCGCACACAAAAACAAGAAACGGTCAAGACATTCACCGAAAAGGTGAAGAACGCCAAGGCCTTTATTCTGGCAGATTATTTGGGACTAACCGTCGCGCAGATGACCAGCCTCAGGCGCAAGCTTGACAAGGACAAATCATCGATGAGGGTGGTAAAGAACCGCCTTTTTAAGCGCGCATTGAAGGACCTGTCCATCGAAGGCCTCGATACGTTCCTTAAAGGGACCGTAGCGATGGTCTATTCGAACGATGATCCTATCCTTCCCGCAAAGGTACTTGCACATTTTGCGAAGGATAATGAAAAGCTTAAGATCAAAGCGGGCTTCATGGATAACAAGGTCATGACGGCAAAGATGTTGCACGAAATCGCATCGCTTCCGTCGCGTGAGATCTTGCTCGCAAAGCTCCTTGGCACTATGAACGCACCTGCAACGAACATCGTTGGGGTCATTGCAGCGGTTCCAAGACAGCTGGTAACGGCATTGAACGCAATAAAAGAGAAAAAACAATAA
- a CDS encoding 50S ribosomal protein L1: MSSKNYEKSLKLVDDQKKYSVEEAFGILDQFEKAKHDETVDVAIRLGVDPKQSDQMVRGAIPLPHGLGKTLKVVVFAKGEKEKEARDAGADEVGSDELVAKIQGGWMDFDKAIATPDMMGVVSKIGKILGPRGLMPNPKLGTVTFEVAKAVKESKAGRVEFKVEKAGIIHAPIGKRSFGATKLRENFIALFEAVLKAKPSSSKGTYVRSIAISAVTSPSVKINVGALAKV, from the coding sequence ATGTCATCAAAAAATTATGAAAAAAGCCTAAAACTGGTGGACGACCAGAAGAAATATTCCGTCGAAGAGGCGTTCGGCATTCTCGATCAGTTCGAGAAGGCAAAGCACGATGAAACGGTGGATGTCGCCATTCGTTTGGGTGTTGACCCGAAGCAGTCCGACCAGATGGTAAGGGGAGCTATTCCTCTTCCACACGGTCTTGGCAAAACGCTTAAAGTTGTCGTCTTTGCAAAGGGCGAAAAGGAAAAAGAGGCCCGCGATGCAGGCGCCGATGAAGTTGGTAGCGATGAGCTCGTAGCAAAGATTCAGGGCGGCTGGATGGATTTCGACAAGGCAATAGCCACGCCGGATATGATGGGCGTTGTCAGCAAAATTGGTAAGATATTAGGCCCCAGAGGTCTTATGCCAAACCCTAAGCTTGGAACCGTTACATTTGAAGTTGCAAAGGCGGTCAAGGAATCCAAGGCCGGCAGGGTGGAGTTCAAGGTCGAAAAGGCGGGCATTATCCATGCACCGATCGGCAAGCGCTCTTTTGGAGCAACCAAGCTCAGAGAGAACTTCATAGCTCTTTTTGAAGCCGTTTTGAAGGCGAAACCATCCTCATCAAAGGGTACTTATGTCAGAAGCATCGCCATTTCTGCCGTGACAAGCCCCAGCGTAAAGATAAACGTTGGCGCTTTGGCAAAGGTATAA
- the rplK gene encoding 50S ribosomal protein L11, translated as MAKKITAQIKLQCPAGSANPAPPVGPALGQHGVNIMEFCKQFNARTQSQAGMIIPAIITVYHDRTFSFILKTPPASVLLKKEAQVAKGSGVPNKEKVGKVTKKQCEEIAKIKMPDLNCTNLESAVLQIMGTARSMGLEVV; from the coding sequence ATGGCAAAAAAGATTACGGCACAGATAAAACTTCAGTGCCCGGCAGGATCGGCTAACCCAGCGCCCCCGGTAGGCCCGGCGCTCGGTCAGCACGGCGTGAACATAATGGAGTTTTGCAAACAGTTCAACGCCAGGACGCAGAGTCAGGCGGGAATGATCATCCCCGCTATTATCACTGTCTATCACGATAGAACCTTTTCGTTCATCTTGAAGACACCCCCCGCTTCAGTCCTTCTTAAGAAAGAGGCTCAAGTTGCTAAGGGGTCAGGCGTGCCCAACAAAGAAAAGGTTGGCAAGGTCACAAAGAAACAATGCGAAGAGATAGCAAAAATAAAGATGCCCGACCTTAACTGCACGAATCTTGAATCGGCAGTTCTGCAGATCATGGGTACGGCCCGCAGTATGGGATTGGAGGTTGTATAA
- a CDS encoding transcription termination/antitermination protein NusG: MAKNWYVVHTYSGYEQKAKQALLEKIKSARAEDLFEEILIPSEDVVEVKKGSKKTTKRQFFPGYILVKMDLNEKTWHIVKGTPKITGFVGGSLNPPMVPEEEVARITKQIEEGTLKPKPKVQFEKGEDVKVVNGPFATFSGTVDEVNSEKGKLRVMVSIFGRSTPIELEFTQVEKV, translated from the coding sequence ATGGCAAAGAACTGGTACGTAGTTCACACATATTCAGGCTACGAGCAGAAGGCGAAGCAGGCGCTGTTGGAAAAGATCAAGAGTGCGCGGGCCGAAGATCTGTTCGAGGAGATACTCATTCCTTCGGAAGACGTTGTCGAAGTGAAGAAGGGTTCAAAGAAGACGACCAAGCGCCAGTTCTTCCCGGGTTATATCCTAGTCAAGATGGATCTGAACGAAAAGACATGGCACATCGTCAAAGGAACACCGAAGATCACCGGTTTTGTGGGCGGTTCGCTTAATCCCCCCATGGTTCCGGAAGAAGAGGTGGCAAGGATCACTAAGCAGATAGAGGAAGGCACGTTAAAGCCCAAGCCAAAGGTCCAGTTCGAAAAGGGCGAGGATGTAAAGGTCGTAAACGGTCCTTTTGCCACGTTCTCAGGCACAGTTGATGAAGTGAACAGTGAAAAAGGAAAACTAAGGGTGATGGTCAGCATATTCGGCAGATCAACCCCCATTGAACTTGAATTTACGCAGGTAGAAAAGGTCTGA
- the secE gene encoding preprotein translocase subunit SecE, with product MDNKKIVNGAFVGIGVIVWIFVKQIVDTIWGIVKFPVPQDWPFTPADLFGTIAAVAAFVMIKKNQRINRFSNEVLAELSKVTWPPRKETLLSTVVVSVMVAICAVILFGFDTLWGTLVKILYQ from the coding sequence ATGGACAATAAAAAGATCGTGAACGGTGCATTCGTAGGTATCGGGGTCATCGTCTGGATATTCGTCAAGCAGATCGTTGACACCATCTGGGGAATTGTGAAGTTTCCCGTTCCTCAGGACTGGCCCTTTACCCCCGCGGATCTTTTCGGCACTATCGCGGCGGTAGCGGCTTTTGTAATGATCAAGAAGAACCAAAGAATCAACAGGTTCTCGAACGAGGTCCTTGCAGAGCTCTCAAAGGTCACATGGCCACCGAGGAAGGAGACCCTTCTTTCTACGGTTGTTGTCTCAGTTATGGTCGCCATCTGCGCTGTGATACTTTTCGGCTTTGATACACTTTGGGGCACTTTGGTTAAGATATTATATCAATAG
- the rpmG gene encoding 50S ribosomal protein L33 translates to MRSIIQLACGECKNRNYSTTKNKTRTPDKLILKKFCPHCRKHTDHKETK, encoded by the coding sequence ATGAGATCGATAATACAATTGGCGTGTGGTGAGTGCAAAAATCGCAACTATTCGACTACGAAGAATAAGACCCGTACGCCGGACAAGCTTATTCTCAAGAAATTTTGCCCCCACTGCAGAAAGCACACGGATCACAAGGAGACGAAGTAA